A portion of the Heliangelus exortis chromosome 28, bHelExo1.hap1, whole genome shotgun sequence genome contains these proteins:
- the LOC139787998 gene encoding perilipin-3-like isoform X2, producing the protein MARPSLLIGGDASLPFADWLPPRMNPALGGDAGIATGERDHDRGGVATDPPPPPGPKTGQGDPAPPHLAMAGASTTMSAENTVLADDGQELKNVVSRVANLALVSCACRAVCTAYTSTKQSHPYVRTVCDAAEKGVKTLTAVAVSGAQPLLTKLEPQISTANEYACKGLDKLEEKLPILQQPPSQVVADTRELVSSTVRGAVGLVWGSVERTRWVLSSSVSSMVGSSLGRLLATGVDTVLGRSEEMVEPYLPEGSEEPAVEEVAVAERQGRRQSCFVRVGELSARLRDRALRGSLGELRRARHSAHHLLSQLRRVFELIEQGRQDTDGHVQSTRQHLHNMWLEWSQQDGQDAEPMEESEVEVRTLAMVRGLLHQLHSTCTRLASGARSLPSSVQETAGHIRHGVEGVQASLSNARSLHDLSDLVLAQSRETVTRAQLSVEELLEYVGQHTPLPWLVGPFAPTLVEYPEDVPVDMAKWEGCVTVGGTHRVPPAPQLCSQH; encoded by the exons ATGGCCCGTCCCTCCCTCCTGATTGGTGGGGACGCGTCCCTCCCCTTCGCTGATTGGCTCCCCCCAAGGATGAATCCAGCGCTGGGCGGGGACGCGGGGATCGCGACCGGGGAACGTGATCACGATCGGGGGGGGGTCGCGACAGACCCCCCACCACCTCCC GGACCTAAGACGGGACAAGGAGACCCAGCCCCACCGCATCTCGCCATGGCAGGAG cctccaCTACCATGTCAGCCGAAAACACCGTCCTGGCAGATGATGGGCAGGAGCTGAAG AATGTGGTGAGCCGGGTGGCCAACCTGGCCCTGGTGAGCTGTGCCTGCAGGGCAGTCTGCACTGCCTACACCTCCACCAAGCAGAGCCACCCCTACGTCAGGACTGTCTGTGATGCTGCCGAAAAGGGGGTGAAGACCCTGACAGCAGTGGCTGTCAGTGGggctcagcccctcctcaccAAGCTGGAGCCCCAGA TTTCCACTGCTAATGAGTACGCCTGCAAAGGGCTGGATaagctggaggagaagctgcccatcctgcagcagcccccTTCACAG GTGGTGGCAGACACCAGGGAGCTGGTGTCCTCCACGGTGCGTGGGGCGGTGGGGCTGGTGTGGGGCAGCGTGGAAAGGACACGctgggtgctcagcagcagcGTGAGCAGCATGGTTGGGTCCAGCCTGGGCCGGCTGCTGGCCACGGGGGTGGACACTGTGCTGGGCAGATCAGAGGAGATGGTGGAACCCTACCTGCCCGAGGGGAGCGAGGAGCCGG CGGTGGAAGAGGTGGCAGTGGCTGAGCGGCAGGGACGGCGTCAGAGCTGCTTCGTGCGGGTGGGCGAGCTCTCGGCCCGGCTGCGGGACCGAGCCCTGCGGGGCTCCCTGGGCGAGCTGCGGCGGGCACGGCACAGCGCCCACCACCTCCTGTCCCAGCTCCGCCGCGTCTTCGAACTG ATCGAACAGGGGCGGCAAGATACAGACGGGCACGTCCAGAGCACCCGGCAGCATCTCCACAACATGTGGCTGGAGTGGAGCCAGCAGGATGGGCAAGATGCTGAGCCCATGGAGGAGAGTGAG GTGGAGGTGCGGACGCTGGCCATGGTGCGGGGGCTTCTCCACCAGCTCCACAGCACCTGCACCCGCTTGGCCAGCGGTGCCCGGAGTCTCCCCAGCAGCGTGCAGGAGACAGCAGGACACATCCGTCACGGCGTGGAGGGCGTCCAGGCTTCCCTCTCCAACGCCCGCTCCCTCCACGACCTGTCGGACCTGGTGCTGGCGCAGAGCCGGGAGACCGTGACGCGGGCGCAGCTGAGcgtggaggagctgctggagtacGTGGGGCAGCACACGCCCCTGCCCTGGCTCGTGGGACCCTTCGCCCCCACCCTGGTGGAATACCCGGAGGACGTCCCGGTGGACATGGCCAAGTGGGAGGGTTGTGTCACCGTCGGGGGGACGCACCGggtgccccctgccccccagctctgcagccaacATTGA
- the LOC139787998 gene encoding perilipin-3-like isoform X1: MARPSLLIGGDASLPFADWLPPRMNPALGGDAGIATGERDHDRGGVATDPPPPPGPKTGQGDPAPPHLAMAGASTTMSAENTVLADDGQELKQNVVSRVANLALVSCACRAVCTAYTSTKQSHPYVRTVCDAAEKGVKTLTAVAVSGAQPLLTKLEPQISTANEYACKGLDKLEEKLPILQQPPSQVVADTRELVSSTVRGAVGLVWGSVERTRWVLSSSVSSMVGSSLGRLLATGVDTVLGRSEEMVEPYLPEGSEEPAVEEVAVAERQGRRQSCFVRVGELSARLRDRALRGSLGELRRARHSAHHLLSQLRRVFELIEQGRQDTDGHVQSTRQHLHNMWLEWSQQDGQDAEPMEESEVEVRTLAMVRGLLHQLHSTCTRLASGARSLPSSVQETAGHIRHGVEGVQASLSNARSLHDLSDLVLAQSRETVTRAQLSVEELLEYVGQHTPLPWLVGPFAPTLVEYPEDVPVDMAKWEGCVTVGGTHRVPPAPQLCSQH, translated from the exons ATGGCCCGTCCCTCCCTCCTGATTGGTGGGGACGCGTCCCTCCCCTTCGCTGATTGGCTCCCCCCAAGGATGAATCCAGCGCTGGGCGGGGACGCGGGGATCGCGACCGGGGAACGTGATCACGATCGGGGGGGGGTCGCGACAGACCCCCCACCACCTCCC GGACCTAAGACGGGACAAGGAGACCCAGCCCCACCGCATCTCGCCATGGCAGGAG cctccaCTACCATGTCAGCCGAAAACACCGTCCTGGCAGATGATGGGCAGGAGCTGAAG CAGAATGTGGTGAGCCGGGTGGCCAACCTGGCCCTGGTGAGCTGTGCCTGCAGGGCAGTCTGCACTGCCTACACCTCCACCAAGCAGAGCCACCCCTACGTCAGGACTGTCTGTGATGCTGCCGAAAAGGGGGTGAAGACCCTGACAGCAGTGGCTGTCAGTGGggctcagcccctcctcaccAAGCTGGAGCCCCAGA TTTCCACTGCTAATGAGTACGCCTGCAAAGGGCTGGATaagctggaggagaagctgcccatcctgcagcagcccccTTCACAG GTGGTGGCAGACACCAGGGAGCTGGTGTCCTCCACGGTGCGTGGGGCGGTGGGGCTGGTGTGGGGCAGCGTGGAAAGGACACGctgggtgctcagcagcagcGTGAGCAGCATGGTTGGGTCCAGCCTGGGCCGGCTGCTGGCCACGGGGGTGGACACTGTGCTGGGCAGATCAGAGGAGATGGTGGAACCCTACCTGCCCGAGGGGAGCGAGGAGCCGG CGGTGGAAGAGGTGGCAGTGGCTGAGCGGCAGGGACGGCGTCAGAGCTGCTTCGTGCGGGTGGGCGAGCTCTCGGCCCGGCTGCGGGACCGAGCCCTGCGGGGCTCCCTGGGCGAGCTGCGGCGGGCACGGCACAGCGCCCACCACCTCCTGTCCCAGCTCCGCCGCGTCTTCGAACTG ATCGAACAGGGGCGGCAAGATACAGACGGGCACGTCCAGAGCACCCGGCAGCATCTCCACAACATGTGGCTGGAGTGGAGCCAGCAGGATGGGCAAGATGCTGAGCCCATGGAGGAGAGTGAG GTGGAGGTGCGGACGCTGGCCATGGTGCGGGGGCTTCTCCACCAGCTCCACAGCACCTGCACCCGCTTGGCCAGCGGTGCCCGGAGTCTCCCCAGCAGCGTGCAGGAGACAGCAGGACACATCCGTCACGGCGTGGAGGGCGTCCAGGCTTCCCTCTCCAACGCCCGCTCCCTCCACGACCTGTCGGACCTGGTGCTGGCGCAGAGCCGGGAGACCGTGACGCGGGCGCAGCTGAGcgtggaggagctgctggagtacGTGGGGCAGCACACGCCCCTGCCCTGGCTCGTGGGACCCTTCGCCCCCACCCTGGTGGAATACCCGGAGGACGTCCCGGTGGACATGGCCAAGTGGGAGGGTTGTGTCACCGTCGGGGGGACGCACCGggtgccccctgccccccagctctgcagccaacATTGA